One Molothrus ater isolate BHLD 08-10-18 breed brown headed cowbird chromosome 4, BPBGC_Mater_1.1, whole genome shotgun sequence genomic window carries:
- the KDM3A gene encoding LOW QUALITY PROTEIN: lysine-specific demethylase 3A (The sequence of the model RefSeq protein was modified relative to this genomic sequence to represent the inferred CDS: inserted 1 base in 1 codon): MVLRLEGSWSLLVGKRFLCLSEEEDRTWDASLISEWPWKSGRIRAVSHTDISKQDLKICVEFDDESWEKRRWIEVYSRMMIAFLVEQKLVLAERKTQSMPPVQWPAMTYKSLVDKAGMGSLVSVRYLGEEKCVFLSKDLLTPIQDVDGSRLSLKDDQNVNEEIQALVKKHLDETRLVQGGKNIIGSKIRIYSLDPSTQWFTAVVVNGNPATRTLEVNCQEIPALKTLDPELIHVEIIYDNNGKCDKSKSFGGVKRKSSDSSGSVDAKHTKSSPEVSPSQGHVQSVPTVLGEALLGCTPANKDQRHPGLPLPANSPPNLGAETPQGTCRRSLPETHPSCLSTGVKPVTEELTAFXKVSFMSKEQTQNPSEQNGKYTSLKTSRPSSLTDSANEKGTNLKNTNEPFMKATTNFPKECISIKQLQHPNPSVAIPRGSGTVELQRTLDCRPSTSDAHLLSFSECGLKSQSSYSSHKGNKIDELADMEFFIRRNSNEILCDKSESESFWTGSAKVQDNIIVRKSILADAAKVKKLQQSGEAFVQDGSCNNIAPHLHKCRECRLDSYRKNKEQRDSTVFCRFFHFRRLQFNKHGILREEGFLTPNKYDPEAISLWLPLSKNVVGLDLDTAKYILANIGDHFCQLVISEKEVMSTIEPHRQVAWKRAVRGVREMCDVCDTTIFNLHWVCSKCGFGVCVDCYRMRKKSSHEDDDSDTFSWFKCVKGQAHEPENLMPTQIIPGKALYDVGDIVHSVRTKWGIKANCPCANKQFKALSKPALKEDSKQHLASGDRPGLQHNSFVLSPQVTTHDPPLKSALGSKQTASVNTSPSLNWFSNLTSGNVNKENKEKLLIPISKNENKPLQTLPSLAKPAAALQTFNSAILTPVSNNNTGFLRNLLNSSAGKTDNGLKSTPKILDDIFASLVQNRAITDLPKKPQGLTIKPTIMGFDTPHYWLCDNRLLCLQDPNNESNWNVFRECWKQGQPVMVSGVHHKLNADLWRPESFRKEFGQQEVDLVNCRTNEIITGATVGDFWDGFEDISSRLRTEEGEPMVLKLKDWPPGEDFRDMMPSRFDDLMKNIPLPEYTRRGGKLNLASRLPNYFVRPDLGPKMYNAYGLITPEDRKYGTTNLHLDVSDAANVMVYVGIPKGQADQEEEVLKTIQDGDSDELTIKRFTESREKPGALWHIYAAKDTEKIREFLKKVAEEQGQENPVDHDPIHDQSWYLDRSLRKRLHQEYGVQGWAIVQFLGDVVFIPAGAPHQVHNLYSCIKVAEDFVSPEHVKHCFWLTQEFRYLSHTHTNHEDKLQVKNVIYHAVKDAVGILRANESSLSRP; the protein is encoded by the exons ATGGTGCTGAGGCTCGAGGGGAGCTGGTCGCTGCTCGTAGGAAAGAGGTTCCTCTGCCTGTCGGAAGAGGAGGACAGGACGTGGGACGCCAGCCTCATCTCGGAATGGCCCTGGAAGTCGGGCAGGATCCGGGCTGTGTCACACACGGACATATCCAAACAAGACCTGAAG ATTTGTGTAGAATTTGATGATGAATCATGGGAGAAGCGAAGATGGATAGAAGTCTACAGCAGGATGATGATAGCATTCCTGGTGGAGCAAAAGCTGGTGCTGGCTGAAAGAAAAACCCAATCCATGCCTCCTGTCCAGTGGCCTGCAATG ACCTACAAGTCCTTAGTGGACAAAGCTGGAATGGGATCACTGGTTTCAGTGCGCTACCTGGgtgaagagaaatgtgttttcctttctaaagACCTCTTGACACCCATCCAG gATGTGGATGGTTCCAGGCTTTCTCTTAAAGATGATCAAAATGTAAATGAAGAAATTCAGGCTCTGGTTAAGAAACACCTTGATGAGACACGCTTGGTCCAAG GTGGAAAAAATATCATTGGTTCAAAAATTAGGATTTATAGCCTGGACCCTTCCACTCAGTGGTTCACAGCTGTTGTTGTCAATGGTAATCCAGCTACAAGAACTCTAGAAGTCAACTGTCAGGAG ATTCCAGCTTTAAAAACTCTTGATCCAGAATTAATTCATGTTGAAATCATATATGACAACAATGGAAAGTGTG ATAAATCAAAAAGCTTTGGGGGTGTGAAAAGGAAGTCATCTGATAGCAGTGGAAGTGTTGATGCTAAACACACAAAATCTTCTCCTGAG GTTTCTCCCAGTCAGGGACACGTGCAGTCAGTACCAACTGTGCTGGGTGAAGCACTGCTGGGATGTACTCCTGCAAATAAAGACCAAAGGCACCCAggcctgcccctgccagccaACTCACCACCCAACCTTGGTGCAGAGACTCCTCAGGG CACATGTAGACGAAGCCTACCAGAAACTCATCCTTCCTGTCTCAGTACTGGAGTTAAACCAGTGACAGAAGAGCTGACAGCCT CTAAAGTGAGCTTTATGTCTaaagaacaaacacaaaatcCCAGTGAGCAAAATGGTAAATATACCTCTTTGAAAACCTCAAGACCTTCATCTTTAACTGATTCAGCCAATGAAAAGGGAACCAACCTGAAGAATACTAATGAACCTTTTATGAAGGCCACAACAAACTTTCCCAAGGAATGCATTTCCATAAAACAGTTGCAGCATCCCAACCCTTCTGTAGCAATACCCAGAGGCAGTGGCACTGTTGAACTGCAGAGAACTTTAGACTGCAGACCCTCAACCTCAGATGCTCATCTTCTGTCCTTCAGTGAGTGTGGGCTTAAATCACAAAGCAGCTACAGCAGCCACAAAGGAAACAAGATTGATGAACTTGCAGACATGGAGTTTTTTATTAGAAGAAATTCAAATGAGATTCTTTGTGACAAAAGTGAAAGTGAAAGCTTTTGGACTGGAAGTGCCAAAGTCCAGGATAATA taATTGTCCGCAAGTCCATCCTGGCTGATGCTGCCAAGGtgaagaagctgcagcagagcgGGGAGGCCTTTGTGCAGGACGGCTCCTGCAACAACATCGCCCCTCACCTGCACAAGTGCCGCGAGTGCCGCCTGGACAGCTACCGCAAGAACAAGGAGCAGAGGGACTCCACCGTCTTCTGCCGCTTCTTCCACTTCAGGAG GCTGCAGTTTAATAAGCATGGGATACTGCGTGAGGAAGGTTTCTTAACTCCAAATAAGTACGACCCTGAGGCCATTAGCCTGTGGCTGCCCTTATCCAAAAATGTTGTGGGTCTAGATCTGGACACAGCAAAGTACATCCTGGCCAACATTGGAGACCACTTCTGCCAGCTGGTGATATCTGAAAAGGAAGTCATGTCAACGATAGAACCACACA GACAGGTGGCCTGGAAGCGCGCGGTGCGCGGCGTCCGCGAGATGTGCGACGTGTGTGACACCACCATCTTCAACCTGCACTGGGTCTGCTCCAAGTGTGGCTTTGGGGTGTGTGTGGATTGCTAcaggatgaggaaaaaaagctcaCATGAAG ATGATGACTCGGATACTTTCTCCTGGTTTAAATGTGTGAAGGGACAGGCACATGAACCAGAGAATCTAATGCCTACACAAATAATTCCTGGAAAAG CTCTCTATGATGTTGGTGACATTGTTCACTCCGTGAGAACAAAATGGGGAATAAAGGCAAATTGTCCTTGTGCAAATAAGCAGTTCAAAGCACTATCAAAGCCAGCTCTAAAGGAGGATTCCAAACAG cACTTGGCATCTGGGGACAGGCCTGGCCTTCAACACAACAGCTTTGTCCTGAGCCCACAAGTCACTACACATGATCCTCCTCTAAAGTCAGCACTTGGAAGCAAACAAACTGCTTCTGTAAATACTTCTCCTTCATTAAATTGGTTTTCAAACCTAACCAGTGGAAATgtgaataaagaaaacaaag AGAAACTTCTCATACCAATttcaaagaatgaaaataaacctCTTCAGACACTCCCTAGCTTAGCCaagccagctgcagccctgcagacatTCAACAGTGCAATATTAACCCCTGTGAGCAACAACAACACGGGCTTCTTGAGGAACCTGTTGAACTCTTCTGCAGGAAAG ACAGACAATGGACTGAAGAGTACACCCAAAATCCTTGATGACATTTTTGCTTCCCTGGTGCAAAACAGAGCCATTACAGACCTGCCCAAGAAGCCTCAAGGGCTGACCATAAAGCCCACGATCATGGGCTTTGACACACCCCACTACTGGTTATGTGACAACcgcctgctgtgcctgcaggaccCCAACAATGAGAGCAACTGGAATGTCTTCAGGGAGTGCTGGAAGCAGGGACAG CCTGTAATGGTGTCAGGAGTGCATCACAAGTTAAATGCAGACCTCTGGAGACCAGAGTCCTTTAGGAAGGAATTTGGCCAACAGGAAGTAGATCTGGTTAACTGCAGGACCAATGAAATCATCACTGGAGCTACTGTAGGGGATTTCTGGGATGGTTTTGAAGATATTTCAA GTCGCCTGAGAACAGAAGAGGGAGAGCCAATGGTACTGAAGCTTAAGGACTGGCCTCCAGGAGAAGACTTCAGAGATATGATGCCCTCTAG GTTTGATGATTTGATGAAAAATATCCCATTGCCAGAATATACCAGGAGAGGTGGCAAACTCAACCTTGCCTCTCGACTTCCCAACTATTTTGTGCGACCAGATTTGGGCCCCAAGATGTACAATGCCTATG GCTTAATAACACCAGAGGACAGAAAATATGGCACAACAAACCTGCACTTGGATGTGTCTGACGCAGCCAACGTCATGGTTTACGTGGGGATCCCCAAAGGCCAGGCTGACCAAGAAGAAG AAGTGCTGAAGACCATCCAGGATGGGGACTCTGATGAGCTGACCATCAAGCGTTTCACTGAAAGCCGAGAAAAGCCTGGAGCTCTGTGGCACATTTATGCTGCCAAGGATACAGAGAAAATCCGGGAGTTCCTTAAGAAG GTTGCAGAAGAGCAAGGCCAAGAAAACCCTGTAGATCATGATCCCATCCACGATCAGAGCTGGTACCTGGACCGATCGCTGAGGAAACGCCTTCATCAGGAGTACGGAGTTCAAGGCTGGGCTATTGTACAGTTTCTAGGAGATGTAGTTttcatcccagcaggagctccaCACCAG GTTCATAATTTGTACAGTTGTATTAAAGTTGCAGAAGACTTTGTATCCCCAGAGCATGTCAAACACTGCTTCTGGCTCACTCAGGAATTTAGATATCTGTCACATACACATACGAACCATGAAGATAAATTGCAG GTGAAGAATGTCATTTACCACGCTGTTAAAGATGCAGTTGGGATACTGAGAGCTAACGAATCCAGCCTTAGCAGACCGTGA